DNA from Chaetodon trifascialis isolate fChaTrf1 chromosome 14, fChaTrf1.hap1, whole genome shotgun sequence:
ACAGCTCAGCTGATTTTAAATCAGCTGACGAGCAATATGGCTATAAAGGCAAAAGATCTGTACAGCCTGCTTGTCCATTCgaagatcattttcagtgagaGGACATTAAACAACAATGAATCCAGCGATTCTGTGCGCTGCCAGGATCTGGCATGGGCTCCAGGAGGAGGTCCAGCGCTCCAGGCGCAGGAGAGCACGACTGCGTCGCATACTGCTTTTGCAGCAGGTAATACTCACTTGGCTACTTGACAAATGTCATTATAATGTGCAGTATTCTTCACCAAACATTGGAGTATTAAAATGAAGCAGATTTGTAAATTAGCCTCATAATGGTTAGGCCTACTTGTACCGCTGAAGCATTGGAGCTGCATTTCTAAATATCAAATGATTGCTGATGATGATAAATCAGTGTTGATCATTCTAGTCAGCATCTTGACTATCAAATAGAAATACACAACTAAGCTGCAATTCCATGTCTGTAGGTCAGAAATCCTCCCCTCCAGAGATATCGCCAAAGAAATCTCACTGTGCCCGTCCTAAGAATGTATTTCGATGGAGAAAGCGAGCTCCTGATGGATTACCACCTCACCCGGGCCTCGATGGATGCGGTGATGAGGTTACTGCCACCAGAGGGGAGCCGTGACTGGGAACAGGCAATCACAGTCTTAATAACTGTGTACTGGCTCGCACACGGACTTTCTTACAGCGTGGTGTCCCGGGCCTTTGAAGTTCCACTGACCACTGTTTACAGGTACGTAGTCACGAATGATATAGGCAAATAAATCCTCCCACAGTATGATAGTAAATGTTTGCCCACATTTCATATGCAGGTTGGTTCACAAAGGTGTAAAGGAGATTGCTGCACTGCGCCAGGATGTCATCCGTTTCCCCACCGCTCAGGAGCTGGAAGACATTGGGCACAGTTTCCAAGTCCTGGCCCATAGTCCGGTTTTTGCATCCTGCGTGGGTGCCATAGATGGGTGCCATGTCAGAATAAAAACCCCGCCAGGACCCGACGGCCAAGACTATTACAACAGGAAGCTTTTCCCATCGATTCAGCTTCAGGCGGTGTGTGACGGGAGGGCCAAATTCCTTAATACTTTTGTCGGGTATCCAGGGTCGGTGCACGACAAGAGTATTAAAGAACAGTGGTACAGTATGTTCAAGAGTGCTCTGTACCCTCCCCAAGGATACTTCATTGTGGGTGATGGTGGCTACCCCTGCATTAGCCATCCAGTAGCCATCATCACCCCGTATCGAGAGCCACTGCAGGGGAGGGTACAGAGCAGGTTTAACaaccaccatgccttcggtatGCTTAAGACCCGTTGGAGGTCCCTGCTATTCAGAGCCATTGAGGTGGACCACACTTTCGCCCCCACTGTCATCACCGCCTGTGCTGTCTTGCACAACATTTGCTTGACGGCTGGGGACATCATTGAGCCTACACTGGACCCCGATAACCCCTCAGTGCCTCCATCGCGTCCAGTAAGGTGGGAGCAGAGTGCTTCTGCTTGGAGGGACAGACTGGCTGCACAGCTCTCGGCCCCTCCTGTGCGTATTTCAGCCTTGCAGGAGCATGATTACTGAACAGTTTGCCTGGCTATTTTTTGTTTCTACATGcacctgatgtgtttttttttttttggccaggcATTGGTTATGTGGCTATGGGCCCAtccgattttttttttattactgtgtTTAGAGATCTCATTTATGGACTTGTATCTTAAAATACTGCTAATAGTGAGCACAcggatctatctatctatctatctatctatctatctatctatctatctatctatctatctatctatctatctatctatcatcgATCTCATTCATGGCGTTTGGCTTCATGCTCCTGCGAACTCATTAATAAAGTTGACTTACTTGATTTAACTATGTTACCCTTATTTCTCTGGTTGTTTGTTATTGTGTCATGTCTTGACCTCAAGTATGCTGATATtcgttttcatttttttttttaacgttttTGGAATGTCTGGTTTCTATTATAACAAAaatgtgtccacctgttcccagGATGAAATGTGTTTGGGCACAGCAAACTGAAATAATAACACGTAATTCAATTAGCACAGAAGTTCATTTATTTACTGACCGAACCAAAGATCGATCGACAAACAATGACAAATTCCAAACTGAGGTATTTTCTGCCTTGAGGGTATtggcaaaagaaaaggaaaaaatattaaataaattcaACTTCACATTCATTCTTTTTAACCAGTTCCTCAAACAGTTTTAAAAACCTTTCAGTCTGCTCTTGGTTTGCCCTGAAGTGCTCCTCTTCTTTgacagcctcctcctccagcagctggaccAGCCTGCTCTTCCTTCTTTTAGGACGGGGACAGACCGATGTGGAGGGCTCACTCTCCTCCGTCCCTGGCGTCCTTGATatttcctcttctccctcctgttactcctcctcattctccgctgctgctgctgctgctgctgttgtcggCCCACTATcatcagacagaggagaggccaCACCGTCCGCTGGTGGCTGATTTTCTCCGATGTATGAATCTATCAGGACAGGTGGCACAATAGATGGCCTGCCCCCAATCGCCTCGTGCATCGGGGTAAACCAGGGCCACGTGGCTGCTGtggcctctcctctccttgccttAATTGGATAGGGTAacacttatttttatataatgcttttctttttttataatgctatttttattacacttgtagtgtgtactacctcaatttgatgttgcattcgttgataaaatgtcggggcaacaccttcctcagctaagaaggactgcagaaattaactgctataacgctgataaaatactaacgaatgaactaacagtaaaccagtctgataatctgaagcgtaaactctggatacagggatcgtatatattcagctcaaaaggacaccgtctaaccaggacttaaatcaaaatatcatttattaagcagaattgtggataatgggtaatgtaccatgaataataacacagaagatgggaggtgatatgacagaacacacaagaaacttatggcaacacaagggtaaataaattggcgatagtgagaggcagtcgaaagggaataatggggacgcgaacgcagagtttaagggaatgaacgattaatggagagaatttggacgaattgacctactcttaacctcacggaccaactcttattcaaacccacttagcgtgcctacttggttgctggcgtcccgttttgctctgctccgaactggctcgaagacgttccagatgtttgtccgtggctcgatctgcttggtggtctagtggaaggcccaggcctCCAAGATGACGAGCTGGTGCGGAACGAGgtgtctctggaactggttcggcggtcggttacagatgatggactgttccggatggttgtgaaccggaccaaggatcaacagctggccgcagggtttggttcggtt
Protein-coding regions in this window:
- the LOC139342429 gene encoding uncharacterized protein, which codes for MNPAILCAARIWHGLQEEVQRSRRRRARLRRILLLQQVRNPPLQRYRQRNLTVPVLRMYFDGESELLMDYHLTRASMDAVMRLLPPEGSRDWEQAITVLITVYWLAHGLSYSVVSRAFEVPLTTVYRLVHKGVKEIAALRQDVIRFPTAQELEDIGHSFQVLAHSPVFASCVGAIDGCHVRIKTPPGPDGQDYYNRKLFPSIQLQAVCDGRAKFLNTFVGYPGSVHDKSIKEQWYSMFKSALYPPQGYFIVGDGGYPCISHPVAIITPYREPLQGRVQSRFNNHHAFGMLKTRWRSLLFRAIEVDHTFAPTVITACAVLHNICLTAGDIIEPTLDPDNPSVPPSRPVRWEQSASAWRDRLAAQLSAPPVRISALQEHDY